CCCCACATCACCGATGAAATCAAAGAGAGCATACGCCGTATCGGACGGGATGCGGATGTGGCTATTATTGAGATCGGTGGTACCATAGGTGATATTGAAAGTCTGCCATTTTTGGAAGCCATCCGTCAGATGCGGGCCGATGAAGGAAAAAATAACGTCCTTTATATCCACTTGACACTGGTGCCCTATATAGCCACCGCAGGAGAGCTGAAAACCAAGCCTACTCAGCACAGCGTAAAGGATCTGCGAGCCATCGGCATCCAGCCTGACATTCTTTTGTGCCGGACGGACAGGCTTTTGAGTGAGGAGTTAAGAAAGAAGATAGGGCTTTACTGTAATGTGAGTGGTGATTGTGTCATTACAGCCAAAGATGTTGACTGTATTTACGAGGTGCCCATTGTTTATCACCAGCAGCGGCTGGATGATAAAATCTGTGATTTGCTCGGAATTTGGGCCAGGGCACCCAGACTTGAAACATGGGAGCGTATTGTTCATGGTTTCCGTCATCCGGAAAATGATGTGCGCATTAAAATTGTTGGTAAATATGTGGATCTGGCAGATTCATACAAAAGCCTGAACGAGTCCCTGACCCATGCAGGAATTGCCAACAATGCCCGGATTCTTTTTGATTATGTGGATTCCGAAACACTGACTGCGGAAAATGTGGCTGATCTTCTGGGTAACGGGGACGGTATTCTTGTGCCGGGAGGGTTTGGCAAGAGGGGAGTGGAAGGTAAAATTCTGGCTGCCCGTTATGCCAGGGAGCAGAAAATTCCTTATTTTGGCATTTGCTTGGGTATGCAGGTTGCTGTAATTGAATATGCAAGAAATATGGCAGGAATTGCCAAGGCCCATAGTACGGAATTTGTTCCGAATACTCCTGATCCTGTGATCCATCTTATCAAGGAATGGTATAATCCCCGTACCGGTGAAACCGAAAC
The sequence above is drawn from the Desulfobotulus pelophilus genome and encodes:
- a CDS encoding CTP synthase, whose product is MANHTTKYIFVTGGVVSSLGKGLASASIGALLESRGLRVTMQKLDPYINVDPGTMSPFQHGEVFVTDDGAETDLDLGHYERFISLRMGQFNNFTTGKIYNAVIQKERRGEYLGGTVQVIPHITDEIKESIRRIGRDADVAIIEIGGTIGDIESLPFLEAIRQMRADEGKNNVLYIHLTLVPYIATAGELKTKPTQHSVKDLRAIGIQPDILLCRTDRLLSEELRKKIGLYCNVSGDCVITAKDVDCIYEVPIVYHQQRLDDKICDLLGIWARAPRLETWERIVHGFRHPENDVRIKIVGKYVDLADSYKSLNESLTHAGIANNARILFDYVDSETLTAENVADLLGNGDGILVPGGFGKRGVEGKILAARYAREQKIPYFGICLGMQVAVIEYARNMAGIAKAHSTEFVPNTPDPVIHLIKEWYNPRTGETETRDIASEKGGTMRLGAYPCMVQDDTRAFRAYGAAEISERHRHRFEFNNAYLGQLADAGMVFSGKSPDGGLVEIVEVNDHPWFVGCQFHPEFKSRPMDAHPLFRDFIAASLANKRSA